From Pan paniscus chromosome 9, NHGRI_mPanPan1-v2.0_pri, whole genome shotgun sequence, the proteins below share one genomic window:
- the RBM4B gene encoding RNA-binding protein 4B isoform X2 — MVKLFIGNLPREATEQEIRSLFEQYGKVLECDIIKNYGFVHIEDKTAAEDAIRNLHHYKLHGVNINVEASKNKSKASTKLHVGNISPTCTNQELRAKFEEYGPVIECDIVKDYAFVHMERAEDAVEAIRGLDNTEFQGRIIAD; from the coding sequence ATGGTGAAGCTGTTCATCGGAAACCTTCCCCGGGAGGCCACAGAGCAGGAGATTCGCTCTCTTTTCGAACAGTATGGGAAGGTGCTGGAATGTGACATAATTAAGAATTACGGCTTTGTGCACATAGAAGACAAGACGGCAGCTGAGGATGCCATACGCAACCTGCACCATTACAAGCTTCATGGGGTGAACATCAACGTGGAAGCCAGCAAGAATAAGAGCAAAGCTTCAACCAAGTTACACGTGGGTAACATCAGCCCCACTTGTACCAACCAAGAGCTTCGGGCCAAGTTTGAGGAGTATGGTCCGGTCATCGAATGTGACATCGTGAAAGATTATGCCTTCGTACACATGGAGcgggcagaggatgcagtggaGGCCATCAGGGGCCTTGACAACACAGAGTTTCAAG